One segment of Phaeacidiphilus oryzae TH49 DNA contains the following:
- a CDS encoding arginine repressor: MTEPHPHAQVPQTRTARHRRIVELLTRQPVRSQSQLAKLLADDGLTVTQATLSRDLDELGAVKIRDNDGALIYAVPGEGGDRTPRAPLGESATEARMARLAGELLVSATPSANLVVLRTPPGAAQFLASAIDAAEVEEIIGTIAGDDTVLLISRDPDGGDALAAHLMLLAQTKRL, from the coding sequence ATGACCGAGCCCCACCCGCACGCCCAGGTCCCGCAGACGCGTACCGCGCGCCACCGCCGGATCGTGGAGCTGCTGACCCGTCAGCCCGTCCGCTCGCAGAGCCAGTTGGCGAAGCTGCTGGCGGACGACGGGCTGACGGTCACCCAGGCCACCCTCTCCCGGGACCTGGACGAGCTGGGCGCGGTCAAGATCCGGGACAACGACGGCGCGCTGATCTACGCCGTCCCCGGCGAGGGCGGCGACCGGACGCCGCGGGCGCCGCTGGGGGAGTCGGCGACGGAGGCGCGGATGGCGCGGCTGGCGGGCGAGCTGCTGGTCTCCGCGACGCCGTCGGCGAACCTGGTCGTGCTGCGGACGCCGCCGGGGGCCGCGCAGTTCCTGGCCTCGGCGATCGACGCGGCGGAGGTGGAGGAGATCATCGGCACCATCGCCGGAGACGACACCGTCCTCCTCATCTCCCGCGACCCGGACGGCGGCGACGCGCTGGCCGCCCATCTCATGCTGCTGGCCCAGACGAAGCGCTTGTAG